In one Rhopalosiphum padi isolate XX-2018 chromosome 3, ASM2088224v1, whole genome shotgun sequence genomic region, the following are encoded:
- the LOC132927787 gene encoding 26S proteasome regulatory subunit 6A-B-like isoform X2 → MTQEGTSKTLADPSVWEDSDRVEDAILLMSNEAIISRTRLLDNDIKVMKSDIMRISHEMRFQADKIRENTDKIKVNKTLPYLVSNVVELLDVDPQDTEEGSAVVDLNSRKTEKCAVIKTSTRQTYFLPVVGLVDPEQLKPRDLVGVNKDSYLILETLPAEYDSRVKAMEVDERPTEQYVDIGGLDKQIQELIEAVVLPMTHKDKFLNLGIQPPKGVLLYGPPGTGKTLLARACAAQTKSTFLKLAGPQLVQMFIGDGAKLIRGAFALAKEKAPAIIFIDELDAIGTKRFNSQKAGDREVQRTMLELLNQMDGFTSTADIKVIAATNRVDILDPALLRSGRLDRKIEFPHPNQEARARIMQIHSRKMTKFDVNFEELSRSTDDFNGAQCKAVCVEAGMIALRRGASTVTHEDFMDAIMEVQAKKKSNLSYYA, encoded by the exons ATGACTCAAGAAGGAACCAGTAAGACATTAGCAGATCCATCAGTTTGGGAGGACAGC GATCGGGTAGAGGATGCGATTTTACTCATGTCTAATGAAGCAATAATATCACGCACCCGTCTACTAGACAATGACATAAAAGTCATGAAAAGTGATATTATGCGTATTTCGCATGAAATGCGATTCCAAGCTGATAAAATTAGAGAAAACACAGATAAGATTAAAGTCAACAAGACATTACCTTATTTGGTATCTAATGTCGTAGAGTTATTAGATGTTGACCCACAAGATACTGAAGAAGGTAGTGCTGTTGTTGATTTAAACAGCAGAAAAACAGAGAAATGTGCAGTTATTAAAACATCAACAAGACAA acttaCTTCTTACCTGTTGTTGGTCTGGTAGATCCAGAACAATTAAAACCAAGAGATCTGGTTGGTGTTAACAAAGATTCGTATCTAATACTAGAAACATTACCAGCTGAGTATGATTCTCGTGTTAAAGCAATGGAGGTTGATGAAAGACCAACTGAACAATATGTAGATATCGGTGGCTTAGACAAACAAATTCAAGAG ctTATTGAAGCTGTAGTGTTACCTATGACCCATAAAGATAAATTCCTTAATCTCGGTATACAACCACCAAAAGGAGTTCTTTTGTATGGTCCACCTGGTACTGGGAAAACACTTTTAGCTCGTGCATGTGCTGCTCAAACAAAGTCGACATTTTTAAAGCTTGCTGGTCCACAATTGGTACAGATGTTTATTGGTGATGGAGCAAAATTAATACGAGGTGCATTTGCTTTAGCTAAAGAAAAAGCTCctgcaataatatttattgatgaattGGATGCTATTGGTACAAAACGTTTTAATTCTCAAAAAGCCGGTGATCGAGAAGTACAAAGAACGATGTTGGAACTCCTTAATCAAATGGATGGTTTTACTTCAACAGCTGATATAAAAGTGATTGCAGCTACTAATAGAGTAGATATTTTGGACCCAGCATTGTTGAGGTCTGGTAGATTAGATAGAAAAATTGAGTTCCCACACCCCAACCAAGAAGCTCGTGCACGTATTATGCAGATTCATTCAAGGAAAATGACCAAATTTGATGTTAACTTTGAAGAACTTTCAAGATCTACTGATGATTTTAATGGGGCACAATGCAAGGCTGTTTGTGTTGAAGCT GGTATGATTGCTTTGAGAAGAGGTGCATCAACTGTTACTCATGAAGATTTCATGGATGCCATAATGGAAGTCCAAGCTAAAAAGAAATCCAACTTAAGCtattatgcttaa